One window of the Bubalus bubalis isolate 160015118507 breed Murrah chromosome 8, NDDB_SH_1, whole genome shotgun sequence genome contains the following:
- the LOC102403534 gene encoding cationic trypsin has protein sequence MKTFIFLALLGAAVAFPVDDDDKIVGGYTCGANTVPYQVSLNSGYHFCGGSLISSQWVVSAAHCYKSGIQVRLGEDNINVVEGNEQFISASKSIVHPSYNSNTLNNDIMLIKLKSAASLNSRVASVSLPTSCASAGTQCLISGWGNTKSSGTSYPDVLKCLKAPILSDSSCKSAYPGQITSNMFCAGYLEGGKDSCQGDSGGPVVCSGKLQGIVSWGYGCAQKNKPGVYTKVCNYVSWIQQTIASN, from the exons ATGAAGACCTTCATCTTTCTGGCTCTCTTGGGAGCCGCTG TTGCTTTCCCCGTGGACGATGATGACAAGATCGTGGGCGGCTACACCTGTGGGGCAAATACTGTCCCCTACCAAGTGTCCCTCAACTCTGGCTACCACTTCTGCGGGGGCTCCCTCATCAGCAGCCAGTGGGTGGTGTCTGCGGCTCACTGCTACAAGTC CGGAATCCAAGTGCGTCTGGGAGAAGACAACATTAATGTCGTTGAGGGCAATGAGCAATTCATCAGTGCATCCAAGAGCATCGTCCATCCCAGCTACAACTCAAACACCTTAAACAACGACATCATGCTGATTAAACTGAAATCAGCGGCCAGTCTCAACAGCCGAGTAGCCTCTGTCTCTCTGCCAACATCCTGTGCCTCTGCTGGCACCCAGTGTCTCATCTCTGGCTGGGGCAACACCAAAAGCAGTGGCA CCAGCTACCCTGATGTCCTGAAGTGTCTGAAGGCTCCCATCCTATCTGACAGCTCTTGCAAAAGTGCCTACCCAGGCCAGATCACCAGCAACATGTTCTGTGCGGGCTACCTGGAGGGCGGAAAGGACTCCTGCCAG GGTGACTCCGGTGGCCCTGTGGTCTGCAGTGGAAAGCTCCAGGGCATTGTCTCCTGGGGCTATGGCTGCGCTCAGAAAAACAAGCCTGGTGTCTACACCAAGGTCTGCAACTACGTGAGCTGGATTCAGCAGACCATAGCTTCCAACTGA